One Gordonia mangrovi genomic region harbors:
- a CDS encoding DUF1542 domain-containing protein → MSALILIAVVVLVVVGIVVMSQQRSGVNAARQLDDAKADARQAIERLGGQVFMLVGDGPASKQALADAGERYNAAGSQIEQATSPAQARLAKQTALEGLYYVRAARTAMNMDPGPPVPELEGQKSAGSVTEDRTVDFEGRQIEASPGPSSRTPNYYPGGRVAGRPVPAGWYSEPWWKPALVAGAWGIGSMFLFSALFSGMAGVNYDANAFESGAGDGSDAGALEGGDAGGDAGDAGDAGGDFGGGDMGGDSGGGFFDGGGDFGDFGDFGF, encoded by the coding sequence ATGAGCGCACTGATCCTGATCGCAGTCGTGGTCCTGGTCGTCGTCGGCATCGTGGTGATGTCGCAGCAACGATCCGGCGTCAACGCTGCCCGCCAACTCGACGACGCGAAAGCCGATGCGCGCCAAGCCATCGAACGGCTCGGCGGTCAAGTCTTCATGTTGGTGGGTGACGGACCCGCGTCGAAGCAGGCGCTGGCCGACGCCGGTGAACGCTACAACGCGGCGGGCTCGCAGATCGAGCAGGCCACCTCGCCGGCCCAGGCGCGGCTGGCCAAGCAGACCGCGCTGGAGGGGCTGTACTACGTACGTGCGGCCCGCACCGCGATGAACATGGACCCCGGCCCACCGGTGCCCGAGCTCGAGGGCCAGAAGAGCGCCGGCTCGGTCACCGAGGACCGCACGGTCGACTTCGAGGGCCGGCAGATCGAGGCCTCCCCAGGCCCGTCGTCGCGGACCCCCAACTACTACCCCGGTGGTCGTGTCGCCGGTCGGCCGGTGCCCGCGGGTTGGTACAGCGAACCATGGTGGAAGCCGGCGTTGGTCGCGGGCGCATGGGGCATCGGGTCGATGTTCCTGTTCTCGGCGCTGTTCTCCGGCATGGCCGGCGTCAACTACGACGCCAATGCCTTTGAGAGTGGCGCCGGTGACGGGTCGGACGCCGGCGCCCTCGAGGGTGGCGACGCCGGTGGTGATGCGGGCGATGCCGGTGACGCCGGTGGCGACTTCGGTGGCGGCGACATGGGCGGCGACTCCGGCGGCGGGTTCTTCGACGGCGGCGGCGATTTCGGGGACTTCGGGGACTTCGGCTTCTGA